The proteins below come from a single Cannabis sativa cultivar Pink pepper isolate KNU-18-1 chromosome 3, ASM2916894v1, whole genome shotgun sequence genomic window:
- the LOC133035539 gene encoding uncharacterized protein LOC133035539, with protein sequence MDGTSWDEEILQDLFDNREQRLIKQIPVNTDQTTDFIFWCKEPTGLFTVKSAYHALQELKGLTNDVDASVFWKVLWSLKLPPKIKNLMWRAGSSCLPTLAQLASKFVPVNTRCPLCDEFDETISHVLLTCRAIKQVWERVAIVVSAKSYLDQWQNAQKTQIETSWTTLQSYDGVEHWIKPEVNSIKINVDASIFEGQNRFGGAFVVRDHNGMLVEGRTKLYIGNMVPAVVEALSFREALSWIKDHSTNRVIQECKALLASLRNVDFCSVKRSANKVAHEFARASLLYPDCIFSMENIPTDLLPMLVTEFEG encoded by the exons ATGGATGGTACTTCTTGGGATGAAGAAATTTTACAAGACTTGTTTGATAATCGGGAACAACGATTGATCAAGCAGATTCCTGTCAATACTGACCAAACAACCGATTTTATTTTCTGGTGTAAGGAGCCGACTGGTCTATTCACAGTCAAGAGTGCTTACCATGCTTTACAAGAATTGAAAGGCCTAACCAACGATGTAGATGCATCTGTTTTTTGGAAAGTTCTGTGGTCTTTGAAGCTTCCCccgaaaattaaaaatctaatgtGGAGAGCTGGTTCTAGTTGTCTCCCCACACTTGCACAGCTTGCGTCAAAGTTTGTTCCCGTCAACACTCGTTGTCCGTTATGTGATGAGTTTGATGAGACCATTTCTCATGTCTTGCTCACTTGCCGAGCCATTAAGCAAGTATGGGAAAGAGTGG CGATAGTAGTGTCTGCAAAAAGCTATCTTGATCAATGGCAAAATGCTCAAAAAACTCAAATTGAGACATCTTGGACTACTCTTCAGTCCTATGATGGGGTTGAGCATTGGATTAAACCTGAAGTTAACAGTATCAAGATCAATGTGGATGCGTCTATTTTTGAAGGACAAAATCGGTTTGGAGGTGCTTTTGTTGTTCGAGACCATAATGGAATGCTTGTTGAGGGGCGTACCAAACTCTACATAGGGAATATGGTACCGGCTGTGGTGGAAGCTTTGAGCTTTCGGGAAGCTCTAAGTTGGATTAAAGACCATTCGACTAACCG TGTGATCCAAGAATGTAAAGCCTTGTTGGCTTCTCTAAGAAATGTTGATTTTTGTTCTGTTAAGCGGTCAGCTAATAAAGTCGCTCATGAGTTTGCAAGAGCGTCTCTATTGTATCCTGATTGTATTTTCAGTATGGAAAATATTCCAACTGATTTGTTGCCAATGTTGGTGACAGAATTTGAAGGTtaa
- the LOC115711176 gene encoding type IV inositol polyphosphate 5-phosphatase 9, with product MQEAPCLISNNNIGSSTTQHHHVHPKNTYNIFVGSWNVGGVSPPDHHMDEALNEWLRASTHDKPADLYVFGFQEIVPLNARNVIVTENNKICSKWNSSIRAALNKNTTSKQEEDEDNNNNNKFQKVYPIKNDNNNNNNRGELFGYLISKQMVGIFISIWVRSDLLQCINNLSVARVGCGLMGYLGNKGSVSVRFLLHETSFCFVCSHLASGGKEGDERLRNENASKILSLTTFTSSNAHHHFPRKILDHDCIIWLGDLNYRIQLPEDLTRLLVEKREWDILLKNDQLKVEMNEGHIFEGWNEGEIKFAPTYKYNSNSQSYFGTHNHNNLNHHHQIKHQIKRRAPAWCDRIIWLGKGLKQNHYGRREMQLSDHRPVCSFLTYHTNL from the exons ATGCAAGAAGCTCCTTGTTTGATCTCCAACAACAACATTGGTTCAAGTACTACTCAACATCATCATGTTCATCCCAAAAATACATACAA TATCTTTGTGGGTTCATGGAACGTTGGCGGTGTTTCACCACCTGATCATCATATGGATGAAGCTTTGAATGAGTGGCTTCGCGCCAGTACTCATGATAAACCTGCTGATCTCTATGTTTTCgg ATTTCAAGAAATTGTTCCATTGAATGCTCGAAATGTTATAGTGACCGAAAACAACAAGATTTGTTCGAAGTGGAATTCTTCAATCCGAGCCGCTCTTAACAAAAACACAACATCAAaacaagaagaagatgaagataacaacaataataataagtttcaaAAAGTGTAtccaataaaaaatgataacaataacaataataatagagGTGAATTATTTGGATACCTTATTAGTAAACAAATGGTTGGAATATTCATAAGCATTTGGGTTAGAAGTGATCTTCTTCAATGTATTAACAACCTAAGTGTTGCACGTGTTGGTTGTGGTCTCATGGGTTACTTGGGAAATAAG GGTTCGGTGTCTGTACGATTTTTGTTGCATGAAACAAGCTTCTGCTTTGTGTGTAGTCATCTTGCTTCAGGTGGAAAAGAAGGAGATGAGAGGCTTAGAAATGAAAATGCGTCTAAAATTTTGTCACTCACCACTTTTACGTCTAGTAATGCTCATCATCATTTCCCACGAAAAATTCTTGATCACGA CTGTATAATATGGCTTGGAGATTTGAACTACAGAATTCAATTGCCAGAGGACTTAACTCGACTTCTTGTAGAAAAGAGAGAATgggatattttattaaaaaatgaccag ctTAAAGTGGAAATGAATGAGGGACACATATTCGAGGGTTGGAATGAAGGAGAAATAAAGTTTGCcccaacatacaaatacaattcTAATTCTCAATCTTATTTTGGGACTCATAATCATAATAATCTCAATCATCATCACCAAATCAAACACCAAATTAAGAGGCGTGCTCCAGCTTG gTGTGATCGCATAATTTGGTTGGGTAAAGGATTGAAGCAAAATCATTATGGAAGAAGAGAAATGCAATTGTCTGATCATAGACCTGTCTGTTCTTTTCTTACCTATCAcactaatttataa